Sequence from the uncultured Sunxiuqinia sp. genome:
CTTGGTAATAGCTTTCTTTTTGTTAACCAAGTTGAGGTAATTCGTTTTTTTACGTTGTGCTAAATCAAGCGTTTCTGTAGGATCAAAGCTTATGGTAAGAACCTGATAGTCTTCGTTTGGTTTCAAATCCGATCTATCCATTACTTCAGCTAAGCCTTCCATTAATGGGCTACAGATTCCCGGGCAGCGGTAATAAACGAAATTGAGTATGGTTGGCTTATCGATTAAGCTAGATAGTAAAACACGTTGAGAATCAATCCCGGTTATATAAATGCCATCTGGCAAGTATTCGTCCAAATGCTCAACAACGCCAATCTCAAGATCTTTTGACGATTCGTCATTAAAAATTGTTTTTTGTCCATATGAACTTAGCTGGAGCAGTGAGATCAATAGAAATACTAATAGTTTGGGTGTTAGTCTCATATGTTTTGAACTTATGATTCTTTAATTCTTTTTTCGAACAAGATATAGATTCACTTTTTCACCATAAGAAACCCAGAACCACCATTGAATGTTTATAAAAAATAGCATAAAAGCGATATTTTTTTTTTGTCACTAATGCAGCTGTGCTTCATTGAGCTGAATATCGTGTATTTATTGGGCCTTTGTTTGATCTTAGTTTCGATAACAAACTTCTTTTATCTGATTTAGTGACAACAGCTTTCTTCAATGGTCCGTTCAGCAGGGATCAATTTTTCTGCTTTTGGACTGATGTATGGGATGCCTAAGGATAAACCCCTCAGAATGAATAAAATTCCTAGCAAAACAATGAAGTATGGAACAACTTTTCGCATTCCTGAACGAATATTGGAGCTAATCATATTTCCGGTTAGCGAAACCAGCAGCATCATTGGAATAGTACCAATACCAAATAATACCATAAATGCGGCTCCGGTAAGTATCTGGTTGGTGTTAATTGCTCCGGCAATAGCCACGTATACTAATCCACAAGGTAGTAGGCCGTTAAGTAACCCGATTCCAAGCAGTGATTTATAAGATCGGTTATTGAAAAGTTTTCTTAAATTTGAGATTAACCGACCTGCGTAACCAGAAACGAGCGTGTTGAAATTAATACGTTGTTTGAAAAAGTAAGGGAACAGAACACTTAAAATCATGACTACACCCAAAAGAATTGAAGTCCATTGCTGAAGTCCCGTTAATTGAATCCCACGCCCCAGAAGCCCAAACAACAACCCCAGTATGCCGTATGTTACTGTACGCCCAAAGTTATAAAGAAATGCACCTGCGATTTTTGCTGTTACATGATGTTTTTTCAATGGCAGCGCAACTGCGATTGGTCCGCACATACCAATACAATGAAAGCTGCCAACTAGTCCGATTGTTAATGGCGTAATTAGGTCAAACATTTATTCCAATATTATTTCCAGTTCCTGAAAAAATGATTTTTGATCTACAGTCCAGTCCAGTTTTACCTTGTATCGTCCTTTGGGGATTTTCTGAACTGTAATTAATTGTTCTAATTTAGAATCTAATTTTAGTGGAATATTCAAATCGTTTTTTTCGCTCATGGGGCTATAGAGTTGAATAGTTCCCTGTATGAGTTTATCTTGAAATTCATTAGGAAATTTAAGTCGAAGTCCATTGGTGGATTGGGTCAGACTTACTTTTTCTTTTAAGCTGTTGGCGTTTGTAATTTTATCAATCTTGCTTTGATAGCTTATTGATTTCTGATAGTAATCTTTTTCAACAAGAGAGTAGTCTTGCCGCACAGCAATTGACACTAAGAATGTCATGCCGGATATCATGATTACAAGAGCGATTACAATGCCGGTTCCCCAATTTATTTTAATTTTCATAATTTGTTTTATTTATCAAGTGAATTGGGCCCAACAAATGTTGTGCTGATCTTTTCGATCATTTCTCCGTTTTCATAGATTCCAAGTGACAGATGTGTATTGGAGCTTGCTAATTCGTTCTTGGGTAGAATAATGAGCAAGTTACGTTTGGCTACTTTCCCAACTTCGATATTTAGCTCATCGCCTAAAATCTTAATCTCGCCTGAAGGAGATAAGAGCTTCAGTTCCATCGAGACTGCCTCGTTGGTTTTATTGACCATTTGCATATTGTAAAGGTTGGAGTATGCATTAGCGCCATATTCTTGAAACATGCTGCCTTGTGAACGAATGATGGTTGTTTCAATATCACCACGTGTAAAGAATGAAAAGCTCAGCACCCCCAGAAGAATAACCAAAACTGCAGAGTAGGCAATTGCACGAGCATTGATCGCGTTTTTTTTGCCTTCCGAGATCGACCGCTCTGAAGCATATCTGATTAATCCTTTAGGCTTGTTTACAGCATACATGACGGAATTGCAGGCATCAATGCATGCCGTGCAATTCACACATTCCAGTTGTGTCCCGTTTCTGATATCGATCCCGGTTGGGCAAACATCAACACAGCGTTTACAATCGATACAATCTCCCTTTTCTTCATTTTCTCCACGCCCGCGAGGTTCTCCACGAATGTAATCGTAGGCTACTACAATGGAATTATTGTCGAGCATAACACCTTGCAGTCTGCCATATGGACAAACCAGCGAACAAACTTGCTCGCGAAACCAGGCAAATACAAAGTAATGAGCTCCGGTAAATGCTAACACAATTAAAAATGACGAAAAATTAGTGAATGGCCATTCGCTAAGATAGCTTAAAACCTGACTGAAGCCAATCAGATAAGACCAAAAAGTAAGGATGGTCCAAAACGAAACTACCAAAAATATAACGTGTTTCGTAATCCGTTTGATGAATTTTTCCAGGTTCATTTCCTGCTGTGCCAACACTTGTTGTTTGCGGCGATCCCCATCAATCAGATATTCAATTGGGCGGTACAAGAACTCCATAAAAACCGTCTGGGGACAGGTCCATCCACAAAAAATACGCCCATAAACAACGGTGAAAAGAATGATGAATACCAAAAATGTGATAAATGATAAAACTAATAAATGAAAATCCTGAGGGTAAAAGGTGTTGCCAAAGAAAACAAATTTTCGACCCACGAAATTTAAAAATATAAGTGGTTCCCCATTTATTTTGAGGTGGGGTGCCAAATAAAAAAACAAAAGCAACGAATAAGAAACAAACCGACGATAGTTGTAGAATTTACCTTTAGGCATTTTCGGAAAAACCCAAACGCGCTTTCCTTCGTTGTCTACCGTAGCCATTCGGTCTCTAAAGGTTACTTCCTGATAGTCGGTTGTTTTTTCTTCGGATGCCATTTTTAAGGTGCTTTATAAAATAAATAGCTCTTTGGTTGTTATTCAGATT
This genomic interval carries:
- a CDS encoding SCO family protein; the encoded protein is MRLTPKLLVFLLISLLQLSSYGQKTIFNDESSKDLEIGVVEHLDEYLPDGIYITGIDSQRVLLSSLIDKPTILNFVYYRCPGICSPLMEGLAEVMDRSDLKPNEDYQVLTISFDPTETLDLAQRKKTNYLNLVNKKKAITKGWHFYISDSASIAKATDAVGFKYKRVGNDFTHAASVMVISPNGKITRYLNGIYFLPFEFKMAVIEANKGQSGPTINKILQFCYSYDPEGQTYVLNVTKVAGSIILFIAALIFLFLVLTPKRKKV
- a CDS encoding sulfite exporter TauE/SafE family protein; protein product: MFDLITPLTIGLVGSFHCIGMCGPIAVALPLKKHHVTAKIAGAFLYNFGRTVTYGILGLLFGLLGRGIQLTGLQQWTSILLGVVMILSVLFPYFFKQRINFNTLVSGYAGRLISNLRKLFNNRSYKSLLGIGLLNGLLPCGLVYVAIAGAINTNQILTGAAFMVLFGIGTIPMMLLVSLTGNMISSNIRSGMRKVVPYFIVLLGILFILRGLSLGIPYISPKAEKLIPAERTIEESCCH
- a CDS encoding FixH family protein; amino-acid sequence: MKIKINWGTGIVIALVIMISGMTFLVSIAVRQDYSLVEKDYYQKSISYQSKIDKITNANSLKEKVSLTQSTNGLRLKFPNEFQDKLIQGTIQLYSPMSEKNDLNIPLKLDSKLEQLITVQKIPKGRYKVKLDWTVDQKSFFQELEIILE
- the ccoG gene encoding cytochrome c oxidase accessory protein CcoG, translating into MASEEKTTDYQEVTFRDRMATVDNEGKRVWVFPKMPKGKFYNYRRFVSYSLLLFFYLAPHLKINGEPLIFLNFVGRKFVFFGNTFYPQDFHLLVLSFITFLVFIILFTVVYGRIFCGWTCPQTVFMEFLYRPIEYLIDGDRRKQQVLAQQEMNLEKFIKRITKHVIFLVVSFWTILTFWSYLIGFSQVLSYLSEWPFTNFSSFLIVLAFTGAHYFVFAWFREQVCSLVCPYGRLQGVMLDNNSIVVAYDYIRGEPRGRGENEEKGDCIDCKRCVDVCPTGIDIRNGTQLECVNCTACIDACNSVMYAVNKPKGLIRYASERSISEGKKNAINARAIAYSAVLVILLGVLSFSFFTRGDIETTIIRSQGSMFQEYGANAYSNLYNMQMVNKTNEAVSMELKLLSPSGEIKILGDELNIEVGKVAKRNLLIILPKNELASSNTHLSLGIYENGEMIEKISTTFVGPNSLDK